A region from the Sphaerodactylus townsendi isolate TG3544 linkage group LG01, MPM_Stown_v2.3, whole genome shotgun sequence genome encodes:
- the AARS2 gene encoding alanine--tRNA ligase, mitochondrial isoform X3, producing the protein MLHLVSWAAWFLSWLRSWRKLLRKSVLIWAMDVLVNNSMGKGIVIASRKEKILPLWGDAYPDLKTETDRVISIINENENAFLSCLFRGRRIINRTLQQMDHSKVFPVEVAWGLHRNLGFPLDLIGLMLEENGVQLDIAALDQLAQEDAERKAPKQQEESSGMLLDVHSLAKLQQDGVPVTDDSPVFAYELGPDGNYVFNPCQATVLVLYKEGSLQKEVGGGQRCGVLLDRTCFYAEKGGQTSDQGYMVHHEQQDVLFPVVSVQVSGGYVIHEVIVSETLKAGDQVQLFVDETQRLACMVNHTATHLLNFALRQVLGDNIRQQGSQVTAERLRFHVSTKAPIKTEQLQEIEGVIQEIIKRNELVYTAEVAIQLTDGVQGLRKLDEVYPDLSRVVSVGVPVERLLVPESQDALHTSVELCCGTHLQHTGAIEDLTIISERQLVKGISYIVAVTREQARQARETGQFLAKEVDSLSVRVKQGGFSLNGAQKLSREVGLLTDMVENTAIPQALKRELHATLKTLQRVSNSAIRKQETKLAAEKVPNLLAKHSSQPVIIDTIPVESPSILMKVVNQLCDKRPGASVMLLSPQASGQVFCACQVSKSLLPVFSAADWALAVCTAMGGKAGGSGVVARGSGSTNNLQLVLTAALEYAKNKL; encoded by the exons GGAGATGCCTATCCAGACCTGAAGACAGAAACGGACAGG GTTATAAGTATCATCAACGAGAACGAGAATGCATTTCTGTCCTGTCTCTTCCGAGGGCGTCGCATTATAAACAGAACGCTCCAACAGATGGATCATTCCAAAGTCTTCCCAG TGGAAGTTGCTTGGGGTCTTCACAGAAACTTGGGATTCCCGCTGGACCTTATTGGCTTGATGCTTGAAGAGAATGGGGTCCAGTTGGACATTGCTGCTTTGGACCAGCTGGCTCAGGAGGATGCTGAA CGCAAAGCTCCAAAACAGCAAGAGGAGAGCTCAGGGATGCTGCTAGATGTGCATTCGCTGGCTAAGCTGCAGCAGGATGGTGTGCCTGTTACTGATGACTCACCTGTGTTTGCCTATGAACTTGGACCAGATGGGAATTATG TCTTCAACCCATGCCAAGCCACTGTTCTAGTGCTGTATAAGGAGGGGTCTCTCCAGAAAGAAGTTGGTGGGGGACAGCGCTGTGGTGTCCTCTTAGACAGGACCTGCTTCTATGCTGAGAAGGGTGGCCAGACATCTGATCAAGGCTACATGGTGCATCATGAACAGCAG GACGTGCTTTTTCCAGTGGTGTCTGTACAAGTTTCTGGTGGCTATGTGATCCATGAAGTGATTGTTTCTGAGACCTTGAAGGCTGGGGACCAAGTACAGCTCTTTGTAGATGAG ACCCAGCGACTGGCTTGCATGGTGAACCACACCGCCACTCACCTGCTGAACTTTGCACTTCGCCAGGTCTTGGGAGACAATATAAGACAGCAGGGGTCCCAAGTGACTGCTGAGCGGCTACGGTTCCATGTCAGCACCAAG GCTCCTATCAAGACTGAACAGTTGCAAGAAATAGAGGGTGTGATCCAAGAAATAATCAAACGGAATGAGCTGGTCTACACAGCTGAGGTCGCCATCCAGCTGACAGATGGCGTGCAGGGACTCCGGAAACTGGATGAA GTGTACCCTGACCTATCACGGGTGGTGTCTGTGGGGGTCCCAGTAGAGAGACTATTGGTTCCAGAGTCCCAGGATGCCTTGCACACCTCTGTGGAACTCTGCTGTGGAAC GCACCTTCAGCATACAGGAGCCATAGAGGACCTCACTATCATCTCTGAGCGGCAGCTAGTCAAAGGAATCAGCTATATCGTTGCAGTGACCAGAGAGCAAGCCAGGCAG GCCCGGGAAACAGGCCAGTTTTTGGCAAAAGAAGTGGATTCCCTCTCTGTCCGAGTGAAACAGGGAGGGTTCTCTCTAAATGGAGCACAGAAACTCTCCAGGGAGGTGGGCCTTCTGACCGAT ATGGTGGAGAATACTGCAATCCCACAGGCGTTGAAAAGGGAACTGCACGCCACTCTCAAAACTCTGCAACGAGTTTCCAATTCTGCCATTAGAAAACAGGAAACCAAACTG GCTGCCGAGAAGGTTCCCAACCTGCTGGCAAAGCATTCCAGCCAGCCAGTCATAATTGATACTATCCCTGTTGAATCACCCTCG ATCCTGATGAAAGTGGTCAACCAGCTGTGTGACAAAAGGCCGGGCGCCTCAGTCATGTTGCTAAGCCCACAAGCTTCTGGCCAGGTTTTCTGTGCTTGCCAGGTATCTAAG AGTTTATTGCCGGTGTTTTCTGCTGCTGATTGGGCCCTGGCTGTTTGTACTGCAATGGGAGGCAAGGCAGGTGGTTCTGGAGTTGTAGCCAGGGGTTCTGGAAGCACCAATAACTTGCAGCTGGTCCTAACTGCAGCTTTGGAATATGCAAAGAACAAACTCTGA
- the AARS2 gene encoding alanine--tRNA ligase, mitochondrial isoform X4 translates to MTQTSSLHSWMPSTGLVLRHILRRALRFCSEVLHAPPGFLGSLVPVVVEILGDAYPDLKTETDRVISIINENENAFLSCLFRGRRIINRTLQQMDHSKVFPVEVAWGLHRNLGFPLDLIGLMLEENGVQLDIAALDQLAQEDAERKAPKQQEESSGMLLDVHSLAKLQQDGVPVTDDSPVFAYELGPDGNYVFNPCQATVLVLYKEGSLQKEVGGGQRCGVLLDRTCFYAEKGGQTSDQGYMVHHEQQDVLFPVVSVQVSGGYVIHEVIVSETLKAGDQVQLFVDETQRLACMVNHTATHLLNFALRQVLGDNIRQQGSQVTAERLRFHVSTKAPIKTEQLQEIEGVIQEIIKRNELVYTAEVAIQLTDGVQGLRKLDEVYPDLSRVVSVGVPVERLLVPESQDALHTSVELCCGTHLQHTGAIEDLTIISERQLVKGISYIVAVTREQARQARETGQFLAKEVDSLSVRVKQGGFSLNGAQKLSREVGLLTDMVENTAIPQALKRELHATLKTLQRVSNSAIRKQETKLAAEKVPNLLAKHSSQPVIIDTIPVESPSILMKVVNQLCDKRPGASVMLLSPQASGQVFCACQVSKSLLPVFSAADWALAVCTAMGGKAGGSGVVARGSGSTNNLQLVLTAALEYAKNKL, encoded by the exons GGAGATGCCTATCCAGACCTGAAGACAGAAACGGACAGG GTTATAAGTATCATCAACGAGAACGAGAATGCATTTCTGTCCTGTCTCTTCCGAGGGCGTCGCATTATAAACAGAACGCTCCAACAGATGGATCATTCCAAAGTCTTCCCAG TGGAAGTTGCTTGGGGTCTTCACAGAAACTTGGGATTCCCGCTGGACCTTATTGGCTTGATGCTTGAAGAGAATGGGGTCCAGTTGGACATTGCTGCTTTGGACCAGCTGGCTCAGGAGGATGCTGAA CGCAAAGCTCCAAAACAGCAAGAGGAGAGCTCAGGGATGCTGCTAGATGTGCATTCGCTGGCTAAGCTGCAGCAGGATGGTGTGCCTGTTACTGATGACTCACCTGTGTTTGCCTATGAACTTGGACCAGATGGGAATTATG TCTTCAACCCATGCCAAGCCACTGTTCTAGTGCTGTATAAGGAGGGGTCTCTCCAGAAAGAAGTTGGTGGGGGACAGCGCTGTGGTGTCCTCTTAGACAGGACCTGCTTCTATGCTGAGAAGGGTGGCCAGACATCTGATCAAGGCTACATGGTGCATCATGAACAGCAG GACGTGCTTTTTCCAGTGGTGTCTGTACAAGTTTCTGGTGGCTATGTGATCCATGAAGTGATTGTTTCTGAGACCTTGAAGGCTGGGGACCAAGTACAGCTCTTTGTAGATGAG ACCCAGCGACTGGCTTGCATGGTGAACCACACCGCCACTCACCTGCTGAACTTTGCACTTCGCCAGGTCTTGGGAGACAATATAAGACAGCAGGGGTCCCAAGTGACTGCTGAGCGGCTACGGTTCCATGTCAGCACCAAG GCTCCTATCAAGACTGAACAGTTGCAAGAAATAGAGGGTGTGATCCAAGAAATAATCAAACGGAATGAGCTGGTCTACACAGCTGAGGTCGCCATCCAGCTGACAGATGGCGTGCAGGGACTCCGGAAACTGGATGAA GTGTACCCTGACCTATCACGGGTGGTGTCTGTGGGGGTCCCAGTAGAGAGACTATTGGTTCCAGAGTCCCAGGATGCCTTGCACACCTCTGTGGAACTCTGCTGTGGAAC GCACCTTCAGCATACAGGAGCCATAGAGGACCTCACTATCATCTCTGAGCGGCAGCTAGTCAAAGGAATCAGCTATATCGTTGCAGTGACCAGAGAGCAAGCCAGGCAG GCCCGGGAAACAGGCCAGTTTTTGGCAAAAGAAGTGGATTCCCTCTCTGTCCGAGTGAAACAGGGAGGGTTCTCTCTAAATGGAGCACAGAAACTCTCCAGGGAGGTGGGCCTTCTGACCGAT ATGGTGGAGAATACTGCAATCCCACAGGCGTTGAAAAGGGAACTGCACGCCACTCTCAAAACTCTGCAACGAGTTTCCAATTCTGCCATTAGAAAACAGGAAACCAAACTG GCTGCCGAGAAGGTTCCCAACCTGCTGGCAAAGCATTCCAGCCAGCCAGTCATAATTGATACTATCCCTGTTGAATCACCCTCG ATCCTGATGAAAGTGGTCAACCAGCTGTGTGACAAAAGGCCGGGCGCCTCAGTCATGTTGCTAAGCCCACAAGCTTCTGGCCAGGTTTTCTGTGCTTGCCAGGTATCTAAG AGTTTATTGCCGGTGTTTTCTGCTGCTGATTGGGCCCTGGCTGTTTGTACTGCAATGGGAGGCAAGGCAGGTGGTTCTGGAGTTGTAGCCAGGGGTTCTGGAAGCACCAATAACTTGCAGCTGGTCCTAACTGCAGCTTTGGAATATGCAAAGAACAAACTCTGA